A window from Zingiber officinale cultivar Zhangliang chromosome 7A, Zo_v1.1, whole genome shotgun sequence encodes these proteins:
- the LOC122002562 gene encoding protein ETHYLENE-INSENSITIVE 3-like 1a: MGDLLIEGMVHPTVSNYAQIYPSNNERSISFGSFLQPSMGECAMGGDLVCTPSEKFAEAGDVETDEDIDIEELERRMWRDHTLLKRLKEQQQSKNKDLSDPAKQSQSQEQACRKKMSRAQDGILKYMLKMMEDCKAQGFVYGIIPEKGKPVTGASDNLRGWWKEKVRFDRNGPTAIDKYRAENAVPGSGDGFNSGTANSHSLQELQDTTLGSLLSALMQHCDPPQRRFPLEKGIPPPWWPTGREEWWAHLGIPNEHGPPPYKKPHDLKKAWKVSVLTAVIKHMSPNIEKIRRLVRQSKCLQDKMTARESATWLAVLKQEEEMYMKLHPDARPPPSLGGGVVFSFNSNSSEYDVEGFEEGYIENLDYKVAVESNTLKLDASSGNGNFVKSSPLKEETDMEFIQKRTSMEPEPERNQRTYTCQNVVCPHNDVSHGFLDRNARNSHQYFCNYQNTAIPPGMGMVNNQLHSAVNKPSVFPLPSNTQSNPSSIGLNHNPINISDLGIPSDGQKSIDELMDFYENNVNSSKNLNLEGLTMFDESNDLHARNRMEYNLFVHSPGIGGDLFEQFDSLVEQSQYVQESMMQFQQKLSDQPIEVSGVTRLEPSLNKPKMDYANAVNGGIVETLQKQDGFNWF, from the coding sequence ATGGGGGACCTATTAATTGAAGGCATGGTACATCCTACTGTCTCAAATTATGCACAAATTTATCCCTCCAATAATGAGAGGAGTATTAGTTTCGGTAGCTTCCTTCAACCTTCAATGGGTGAATGCGCGATGGGAGGAGACCTGGTTTGCACACCATCTGAAAAATTTGCCGAGGCTGGTGATGTAGAGACTGATGAGGATATTGACATAGAAGAACTTGAGAGGCGTATGTGGAGGGACCATACTCTGTTGAAGCGGTTAAAGGAGCAGCAACAGAGCAAAAACAAGGATTTGAGTGACCCGGCTAAGCAAAGTCAATCCCAAGAACAAGCTTGCCGGAAGAAGATGTCGCGGGCACAGGATGGAATCCTCAAGTACATGCTGAAAATGATGGAGGATTGCAAAGCTCAAGGCTTTGTCTATGGTATTATTCCTGAAAAAGGCAAGCCTGTGACTGGTGCTTCTGATAATCTGAGGGGATGGTGGAAAGAAAAGGTCAGGTTTGATCGGAATGGGCCGACTGCCATAGATAAGTATCGAGCTGAGAATGCCGTCCCTGGGTCTGGTGATGGTTTCAACTCAGGAACTGCTAACTCTCATTCCTTGCAGGAGCTTCAAGACACAACACTGGGTTCTCTTCTGTCAGCACTTATGCAGCATTGTGATCCACCGCAGCGAAGGTTTCCTCTTGAAAAAGGAATTCCACCGCCATGGTGGCCTACCGGGAGAGAGGAGTGGTGGGCTCACCTAGGCATCCCGAATGAACATGGACCACCCCCTTACAAGAAGCCACATGACCTTAAGAAGGCTTGGAAGGTCAGCGTCTTGACGGCTGTAATCAAGCATATGTCTCCCAACATTGAGAAGATCCGCAGGCTTGTTAGGCAGTCCAAATGTTTGCAAGACAAGATGACCGCCAGGGAGAGCGCAACGTGGCTTGCGGTTCTTAAGCAGGAAGAAGAGATGTATATGAAGTTGCATCCAGATGCACGCCCACCCCCATCCTTAGGAGGTGGTGTAGTGTTCTCCTTTAACAGCAACAGCAGTGAGTATGATGTCGAAGGTTTTGAAGAAGGCTATATTGAGAATCTGGATTATAAGGTGGCTGTCGAGAGCAACACACTCAAACTAGATGCTAGTTCAGGTAATGGAAATTTTGTCAAGTCTAGTCCATTGAAGGAAGAAACTGACATGGAGTTCATTCAGAAGAGAACTTCTATGGAGCCTGAACCGGAGAGGAATCAGAGGACCTATACTTGCCAAAATGTGGTATGCCCACATAACGATGTCAGTCATGGATTTCTTGATAGGAATGCCAGAAACAGTCACCAGTACTTCTGCAATTATCAGAACACTGCCATTCCTCCTGGTATGGGAATGGTGAACAACCAGCTTCACTCGGCCGTGAACAAACCTTCAGTTTTTCCTTTGCCATCAAATACTCAGTCCAATCCATCTTCAATTGGATTAAATCACAATCCAATTAACATATCCGACTTAGGCATTCCTTCTGATGGGCAAAAATCAATTGACGAGTTAATGGACTTCTATGAAAACAATGTCAACAGTAGCAAGAATCTCAACTTGGAAGGTTTAACCATGTTTGATGAGTCAAATGATCTTCATGCTAGAAACCGGATGGAGTACAACTTATTTGTACACAGCCCAGGAATCGGTGGCGACCTCTTCGAACAATTTGACAGCttggtggagcaatcacagtatgtgCAGGAAAGCATGATGCAGTTTCAGCAAAAACTTAGTGACCAGCCAATCGAAGTGAGTGGGGTTACCAGACTCGAACCCAGCCTCAACAAGCCGAAAATGGATTACGCAAATGCTGTGAACGGAGGTATTGTGGAAACTTTGCAAAAGCAAGATGGATTCAATTGGTTCTGA
- the LOC122002563 gene encoding GDP-mannose transporter GONST3-like: MSGNAVILKVNASHGNENSSSSVSSWKGTLLGFAQQASVYGVAAGYCVSASLLSIINKWAIMKFPYPGALTALQYFTSAFGVMLCGWLKLVEHDRLNLITMWKFLPAAFIFYLSLFTNSELLLHANVDTFIVFRSVVPMFVAVGETVFLKQPWPSTKTWLSLATIFAGSAIYVLTDYQFTITAYIWAVAYLASMSIDFVYIKHVVMTIGLNTWGLVLYNNLEALMLFPLELLIMGELKKIEHDISDEYKWYTLSVILPVALSCLFGLAISFFGFSCRRAISATGFTVLGIVNKLLTVVINLVIWDKHSTLIGTIGLLICMSGGVLYQQSTTKPRKPEAETETQSKDEEEHKLLEMKATEETDDVDDTTVDPK; this comes from the coding sequence ATGTCTGGCAATGCTGTGATTTTGAAAGTTAATGCTAGCCACGGCAATGAAAATTCTTCTTCAAGTGTTTCATCCTGGAAGGGTACTCTACTTGGTTTTGCACAGCAAGCATCCGTTTATGGTGTTGCTGCTGGCTATTGTGTATCTGCATCTCTGTTGTCCATAATCAATAAATGGGCAATCATGAAATTTCCATACCCAGGTGCTTTGACAGCTTTACAATACTTCACTAGTGCATTTGGGGTTATGCTCTGTGGTTGGTTAAAGCTTGTGGAACATGACCGTCTGAACCTCATTACTATGTGGAAGTTCTTACCTGCTGCATTCATCTTCTATCTGTCCCTTTTTACCAATAGTGAGCTCCTCCTCCATGCCAATGTGGATACCTTTATTGTGTTTCGCTCAGTGGTTCCCATGTTCGTAGCTGTTGGAGAGACTGTATTCCTTAAACAGCCCTGGCCATCTACCAAGACATGGCTTTCTCTCGCAACCATTTTTGCAGGCAGTGCTATCTATGTTCTCACTGACTACCAGTTCACCATCACGGCTTATATCTGGGCAGTGGCTTATCTAGCAAGCATGTCAATAGATTTTGTGTACATAAAGCATGTTGTGATGACCATAGGGCTCAACACATGGGGTCTGGTGTTGTACAACAACTTGGAGGCATTGATGCTTTTTCCCCTGGAGTTGCTCATAATGGGAGAGCTAAAAAAGATTGAGCATGATATATCGGATGAGTACAAGTGGTACACTTTAAGTGTGATTTTGCCAGTGGCATTGTCATGTTTGTTTGGCTTGGCGATATCCTTCTTTGGATTTTCTTGCAGAAGAGCAATCTCGGCGACAGGTTTCACTGTGCTGGGTATCGTGAACAAACTCCTTACTGTCGTGATAAATTTGGTCATATGGGATAAACATTCGACCTTGATCGGAACAATAGGCCTACTAATCTGCATGTCTGGGGGCGTTCTATACCAACAGTCGACCACAAAGCCCAGGAAACCGGAAGCTGAGACCGAGACACAAAGTAAAGACGAGGAGGAGCATAAACTGTTGGAGATGAAGGCAACTGAAGAGACTGACGATGTTGACGATACAACAGTAGATCCAAAGTAG